The following are encoded in a window of Mycolicibacterium tusciae JS617 genomic DNA:
- a CDS encoding mycofactocin-coupled SDR family oxidoreductase: MGRLQGKVALITGAARGIGRAQAVRFAQEGADIIALDICGAVDTVVVPPATPADLDETTRLVAEAGGRVVAEVVDVRDTDAVQAATDRGVEQLGGLDVVCATAGITSRGMATELSERAWQTMLDVNLSGVWRTCRATAPHLIERGSGSMILISSIAGLRGLVGVAHYTSAKHGVVGLMRSLAKELAPHNIRVNTVHPTNVDTPMIQNDHVRGAFRPDLEHVTREEFAEAACSMNMLAIPWVEAIDVANACLFLASDEARYITSVSLPVDAGSSQR; this comes from the coding sequence ATGGGTCGATTGCAGGGCAAGGTCGCCTTGATCACCGGGGCGGCGCGAGGCATCGGGCGTGCGCAGGCGGTGCGGTTCGCGCAGGAGGGCGCCGACATCATCGCGCTCGACATCTGCGGCGCGGTCGACACCGTCGTCGTTCCGCCCGCCACACCGGCCGATCTGGACGAAACCACCCGGCTGGTGGCCGAAGCGGGCGGCCGGGTCGTCGCGGAGGTTGTCGACGTCCGCGACACCGACGCCGTGCAGGCCGCGACCGACCGTGGTGTCGAACAACTCGGCGGCCTCGACGTCGTCTGCGCGACCGCGGGTATCACGTCACGTGGAATGGCCACGGAGCTCAGCGAAAGAGCCTGGCAGACAATGCTCGATGTCAACTTGAGCGGCGTCTGGCGGACCTGTCGCGCCACGGCTCCGCACCTCATCGAACGCGGATCCGGGTCGATGATTCTGATCAGCTCCATCGCGGGTCTGCGGGGGTTGGTCGGGGTGGCGCACTACACCTCCGCCAAGCACGGAGTCGTCGGCCTGATGCGCAGCCTCGCCAAAGAGCTTGCTCCCCACAATATCCGGGTCAATACGGTGCATCCGACCAACGTGGACACCCCGATGATCCAGAACGACCATGTTCGCGGGGCGTTCCGGCCAGACCTCGAGCACGTCACCCGCGAGGAGTTCGCTGAGGCGGCGTGTTCGATGAACATGCTTGCGATCCCGTGGGTCGAAGCCATCGACGTCGCCAATGCGTGCCTGTTCCTCGCCTCCGACGAAGCCCGGTACATCACGTCCGTTTCGCTTCCCGTGGACGCGGGGAGCAGCCAGCGCTGA
- a CDS encoding mycofactocin-coupled SDR family oxidoreductase, with protein MSGLQGKVVVVTGAARGTGRVHCQRFADEGADVIALDAAEVADELNVTATQVRDRGRRCVAASADVRDAEAMSDAIGAAVGELGRLDVVVANAGVHTAGAPVWELSEETWQTTLGINLTGVWHTVKSAVPHFGESGGSVVIISSTNGLRGTANTAHYTASKHALVGLARTLANELGPQRIRVNTVHPGAVGTAMVLNEATFRRLCPDVPNPTAADAAEVLKARNLLPVGWVEPVDIANAVVFLASDEARYITGTQLVVDAGLTQKV; from the coding sequence ATGTCCGGACTGCAGGGCAAGGTCGTCGTCGTGACCGGCGCCGCGCGGGGAACCGGACGGGTGCACTGCCAACGGTTCGCCGACGAAGGCGCGGATGTCATCGCCCTCGATGCGGCCGAGGTCGCCGACGAATTGAACGTCACCGCAACACAGGTACGCGATCGCGGTCGGCGATGCGTGGCCGCGAGTGCCGATGTCCGTGACGCCGAAGCGATGTCGGACGCGATCGGCGCAGCCGTCGGCGAACTGGGCCGTCTCGATGTCGTCGTCGCCAACGCCGGTGTACACACCGCGGGTGCACCGGTGTGGGAGCTCAGCGAGGAGACGTGGCAGACCACGCTGGGCATCAATCTGACCGGGGTGTGGCACACAGTGAAGTCGGCGGTGCCACACTTCGGCGAGAGCGGGGGATCCGTGGTGATCATCAGCTCCACCAATGGATTACGCGGAACCGCCAACACCGCCCATTACACCGCAAGCAAGCATGCGCTGGTCGGCCTTGCCCGCACGCTGGCCAATGAACTGGGTCCGCAGCGAATCCGGGTCAACACCGTTCATCCGGGTGCGGTAGGTACGGCGATGGTGCTCAACGAGGCGACGTTTCGACGGCTCTGTCCCGACGTGCCGAACCCGACGGCCGCCGACGCCGCCGAAGTCCTCAAGGCACGCAACCTGTTGCCGGTGGGTTGGGTCGAACCCGTCGACATCGCGAATGCAGTGGTGTTCCTCGCGTCCGACGAGGCCCGCTACATCACCGGGACCCAACTCGTGGTCGATGCCGGCCTGACGCAGAAGGTATGA
- the nthB gene encoding nitrile hydratase subunit beta: MDGVHDLGGIAGFGPVEHDADESAFAADWERRVFRLKVGSGPLGVNLPAFRHSIERMDPAHYLSSPYFEHWLTGVATMAVEHGLTTREDLERRAGGCFPLSQPDHGVLPDDLTSRTEPRYTVGDEVRVREWHPLGHTRAPRYVQGKRGTIARVHGVVDVDDIKAHGGGSVTDPFYAVRFTSRELWGGGGGSGEVVHADLFERYLRSAAFEDTDGS, encoded by the coding sequence GTGGATGGGGTTCATGACCTCGGTGGAATCGCCGGGTTCGGCCCGGTGGAACACGACGCCGACGAGTCCGCCTTCGCCGCGGATTGGGAGCGGCGAGTGTTCCGCCTCAAGGTCGGCTCCGGACCGCTGGGCGTCAACTTGCCCGCCTTCCGCCACTCGATCGAGCGGATGGACCCCGCGCACTATCTCTCATCGCCCTATTTCGAGCACTGGCTGACCGGGGTTGCGACGATGGCCGTCGAGCACGGACTGACGACGCGCGAGGACCTCGAGCGGCGCGCCGGCGGATGCTTCCCCTTGTCGCAACCGGACCACGGTGTCCTTCCCGACGACCTCACGTCGCGCACCGAGCCGCGGTACACGGTCGGTGACGAAGTCCGGGTGCGTGAATGGCACCCACTCGGGCACACCAGGGCACCTCGCTACGTCCAGGGCAAGCGCGGCACCATCGCACGGGTGCACGGCGTGGTCGATGTCGACGACATCAAGGCGCACGGCGGTGGCTCGGTGACCGACCCGTTCTACGCAGTCCGGTTCACATCCCGCGAGCTGTGGGGCGGCGGGGGCGGCAGCGGTGAGGTCGTCCACGCCGATCTGTTCGAGCGATACCTGCGGTCCGCCGCATTCGAGGACACCGATGGCAGCTGA
- a CDS encoding alpha/beta fold hydrolase, translated as MAAELTYDGTLRQVETKAGVLRYHEAGAGTPLLLLHGSGPGVTGWRNFRGILSTFAERYRCLILEFPGFGVSDDFGGHPMVTAFGAVGTFVDALGLDSVDIIGNSMGGAVGINYAIHQPAKVRRLVTIGGIGTNIFSPGPSEGIRLLQEFTENPTRQRLVDWLNSMVYDPALVTEQLIEERWALATDPPTLESARRMYGKAAFAQMMAGMRASDAPMPWAMMHKLAAPTLLTWGRDDRVSPLDMALIPMRTIPNAELHVFPNCGHWAMIEAKDAFVSTVLSFLTR; from the coding sequence ATGGCAGCGGAATTGACTTACGACGGCACGCTTCGCCAGGTGGAAACCAAGGCGGGCGTTCTTCGCTATCACGAAGCGGGCGCGGGTACTCCCCTGCTGCTCCTGCACGGCTCCGGTCCCGGTGTGACGGGTTGGCGCAATTTCCGCGGCATTCTGAGCACCTTCGCCGAGCGTTACCGCTGCCTCATACTGGAGTTTCCCGGCTTCGGGGTGAGCGACGACTTCGGCGGCCACCCGATGGTCACCGCGTTCGGCGCCGTGGGCACCTTCGTCGACGCGCTGGGTCTGGATTCCGTTGACATCATTGGTAATTCGATGGGTGGCGCCGTCGGCATCAACTACGCGATTCACCAGCCGGCCAAGGTGCGGCGCCTCGTCACCATCGGCGGGATCGGTACCAACATCTTCTCGCCGGGGCCCAGTGAAGGCATCAGGCTTCTGCAGGAGTTTACCGAGAACCCGACTCGGCAGCGGCTGGTCGACTGGTTGAACTCGATGGTGTACGACCCGGCGCTGGTGACCGAGCAACTGATCGAGGAGCGGTGGGCACTGGCCACCGACCCGCCGACGCTGGAGAGTGCCCGGCGCATGTACGGCAAGGCGGCGTTCGCACAGATGATGGCGGGCATGCGGGCATCCGACGCCCCGATGCCGTGGGCGATGATGCACAAGCTCGCAGCACCGACGCTGCTGACGTGGGGCCGCGACGACCGGGTGAGCCCGTTGGACATGGCACTGATCCCGATGCGCACCATTCCCAACGCCGAACTGCACGTGTTTCCGAACTGCGGCCACTGGGCGATGATCGAGGCCAAAGACGCGTTCGTGTCGACTGTGCTGTCGTTTCTGACTCGCTGA
- a CDS encoding acyl-CoA dehydrogenase family protein, whose product MSERVVDRVMELADQFKEQAVEAETIGRLTDATVKSMKAAGSIRLLQPKKHGGYEVHPREFAETVMATAALDPAAGWINGVVGVHPYQLAYADPRVGEEVWGDDIDTWMASPYAPQGVAKPVDGGYLFNGRWQFSSGTDACDWIILGAMLGDADGKPLMPPQMLHMILPRSDYEIVEDSWDVVGLRGTGSKDVIVRDAFVPEYRTMDATKVMDGTAQREAGMTEPLYLMPWSTMFPLGISAATIGIAEGALAAHLDYQRERVNSSGVAIKDDPYVMYAIGEAAADINAARQELLANADRIYDMVAAGQEVSFADRAAGRRTQVRAVWRAVSAVDEIFARSGGNAARMDKPLQRYWRDAHVGQAHAIHVPGTTYHASALSSLGVEPEGLLRALI is encoded by the coding sequence ATGAGCGAGCGCGTAGTCGACCGGGTGATGGAGCTGGCCGACCAGTTCAAGGAACAAGCCGTCGAGGCCGAGACGATCGGGCGGTTGACCGACGCCACGGTCAAGTCGATGAAGGCCGCCGGTTCGATCCGACTGCTGCAGCCCAAGAAGCACGGCGGTTACGAGGTGCACCCGCGTGAATTCGCCGAGACCGTGATGGCCACCGCGGCCCTGGACCCCGCCGCGGGCTGGATCAACGGCGTGGTGGGCGTGCACCCGTATCAGCTGGCCTACGCAGATCCGCGCGTGGGCGAGGAGGTCTGGGGCGACGACATCGACACCTGGATGGCCTCGCCGTACGCGCCACAGGGCGTGGCCAAACCGGTCGACGGCGGCTATCTCTTCAACGGTCGTTGGCAATTCAGTTCCGGCACCGATGCCTGTGACTGGATCATCCTCGGCGCCATGCTCGGCGACGCCGATGGCAAGCCGCTGATGCCCCCGCAGATGCTGCACATGATCCTGCCGCGCTCGGATTACGAGATCGTCGAGGACTCCTGGGACGTGGTGGGCCTGCGCGGCACCGGCTCCAAGGATGTCATCGTGCGCGACGCGTTCGTGCCGGAGTACCGCACGATGGATGCGACGAAGGTGATGGACGGAACCGCCCAGCGTGAGGCCGGCATGACCGAACCGCTCTATTTGATGCCGTGGTCGACGATGTTTCCGCTGGGGATCTCGGCGGCCACGATCGGTATCGCCGAAGGCGCCCTGGCCGCGCATCTGGACTACCAACGCGAACGCGTCAACTCCAGCGGGGTCGCCATCAAGGACGATCCGTACGTGATGTACGCCATCGGCGAGGCGGCCGCCGACATCAACGCCGCCCGCCAGGAACTGTTGGCCAACGCCGACCGCATCTACGACATGGTGGCCGCCGGCCAGGAGGTCAGCTTCGCGGACCGCGCGGCCGGCCGCCGCACGCAGGTGCGGGCAGTGTGGCGCGCGGTGTCAGCGGTCGACGAGATTTTTGCCCGCTCAGGCGGCAATGCCGCGCGCATGGACAAGCCGTTGCAGCGATATTGGCGCGATGCACACGTCGGTCAGGCTCACGCGATCCATGTGCCCGGCACGACATACCATGCGTCGGCACTCAGCTCGCTGGGTGTCGAGCCCGAGGGTCTGCTGCGAGCGCTGATCTGA
- the bphC gene encoding biphenyl-2,3-diol 1,2-dioxygenase, which yields MSDLKSLGYVKIQASDIERWRHFAFKVLGFAQGSGPEKDALYLRMDERAARIIVVPGDVDKIVTVGWEVRDHAALTRIKSTLDAAGVAVKELSPAEADARRVEEVIAFDDPAGTSTEVFHGAVLDHSPVVTPFGARFVTADQGLGHVVLPALDVPGLFEFYTEVLGFKSRGAFRVPTPPEFGPLRVRFLGLNERHHSLAICPAMTLRDPGLIHLMVEVDTLDAVGQALDRVNKDGFQLSSTLGRHTNDKMVSFYVRAPGDWDIEFGTDGMRVDENHYTAEEITADSYWGHEWVSDLPAAMRP from the coding sequence ATGAGCGATTTGAAAAGTCTTGGCTACGTTAAGATTCAAGCTTCCGACATCGAACGCTGGCGTCATTTCGCGTTCAAGGTACTGGGTTTCGCGCAGGGTTCGGGACCGGAGAAGGACGCGCTCTATCTGCGGATGGACGAACGTGCCGCCCGCATCATCGTGGTGCCCGGCGACGTGGACAAGATCGTCACCGTGGGTTGGGAAGTGCGCGACCATGCCGCGCTGACCCGGATCAAGTCCACCCTCGATGCCGCGGGTGTGGCGGTCAAGGAACTGTCCCCCGCCGAGGCCGACGCCCGCCGGGTGGAAGAGGTGATCGCATTCGACGATCCCGCGGGCACGTCGACCGAGGTCTTCCACGGCGCCGTACTCGACCACAGTCCTGTGGTGACGCCCTTTGGCGCCAGGTTCGTCACCGCGGACCAGGGCCTCGGGCACGTGGTACTACCTGCGCTGGATGTGCCGGGACTGTTCGAGTTCTACACGGAGGTTTTGGGTTTCAAGTCCCGCGGCGCGTTCCGGGTGCCGACGCCGCCGGAGTTCGGTCCGCTGCGCGTGCGGTTCCTCGGCCTCAATGAACGACACCACAGCCTGGCGATCTGCCCCGCGATGACGCTGCGCGATCCCGGCCTGATTCATCTCATGGTCGAGGTCGACACCCTCGACGCCGTCGGACAGGCGCTGGACCGGGTGAACAAGGACGGTTTTCAGTTGTCCTCGACGCTGGGCAGGCATACCAACGACAAGATGGTGTCGTTCTATGTGCGCGCCCCCGGCGACTGGGATATCGAGTTCGGCACCGACGGTATGCGCGTCGACGAAAACCATTACACCGCCGAGGAAATCACGGCCGACAGCTATTGGGGCCATGAGTGGGTGTCCGACCTGCCGGCGGCCATGCGGCCATGA
- the nthA gene encoding nitrile hydratase subunit alpha produces MAAEHHHPAELAPIEARVAAMESVLVEKGILDTAAVDAVVAHVEHNLGPMNGARVVARAWSDPVYRAQLLDDGTAAIGALGFGGPQGEHMVVVENTPAVHNLVVCTLCSCYPWPTLGLPPKWYKEPAYRARAVREPRKLLAERGTVVPDDVEIRVWDSSSEARYLVLPMRPDGTDGMSESELAGIVTRDSMIGVARL; encoded by the coding sequence ATGGCAGCTGAACACCACCACCCCGCCGAACTGGCGCCAATCGAGGCCCGCGTCGCCGCAATGGAGTCGGTCCTCGTCGAGAAGGGGATCCTGGACACCGCGGCAGTCGACGCGGTAGTCGCCCACGTCGAGCACAACCTCGGCCCGATGAACGGTGCGCGAGTCGTCGCCAGAGCGTGGAGCGATCCCGTCTATAGGGCGCAGCTTCTCGACGACGGGACTGCGGCAATCGGCGCTCTTGGGTTCGGCGGGCCGCAGGGTGAGCACATGGTCGTCGTCGAGAACACGCCGGCGGTGCACAACCTCGTCGTGTGCACGCTGTGCTCCTGCTACCCCTGGCCGACGCTGGGGCTACCGCCAAAGTGGTACAAGGAACCGGCCTATCGCGCACGCGCAGTACGTGAACCACGAAAGCTGCTCGCCGAGAGGGGCACCGTCGTACCCGATGACGTAGAGATCCGAGTGTGGGATTCCAGTTCGGAGGCAAGGTATCTCGTGCTGCCGATGCGCCCCGACGGCACCGACGGCATGTCGGAAAGCGAGCTCGCCGGGATCGTCACCCGCGACTCGATGATCGGTGTGGCGCGGTTGTGA
- a CDS encoding nitrile hydratase accessory protein, translated as MKIPDDETLPRDNGDLVFDAPWQARALGIAVAVVEALGLPWDAFRHRLAEEIAADPQRPYYDSWGRALESMVIDLGLASPAALDAATPTQRAPL; from the coding sequence GTGAAGATCCCCGACGACGAAACCCTGCCCCGCGACAACGGAGACCTCGTCTTCGACGCCCCGTGGCAGGCCAGGGCGCTGGGCATCGCCGTCGCAGTGGTCGAAGCGCTCGGTCTGCCATGGGATGCGTTCCGGCACCGTCTGGCCGAAGAGATCGCCGCCGACCCACAGCGTCCGTACTACGACAGCTGGGGCAGGGCACTCGAGTCGATGGTGATTGACCTCGGCCTGGCTTCGCCCGCTGCGCTCGACGCGGCCACGCCGACGCAACGCGCGCCGCTCTAA
- a CDS encoding 2Fe-2S iron-sulfur cluster-binding protein, producing MSRAQPCDASVSAAVGAAVDLNGSRHHLRWPRDKTLLDALLDAGIDAPHSCREGHCGSCVATVVCGEVGMDACDILEPADLADGLILGCQARPVSDEVHIEY from the coding sequence ATGTCTCGAGCACAACCGTGCGATGCGTCCGTCAGCGCTGCTGTCGGCGCCGCCGTCGACCTGAACGGCAGCCGTCACCACCTCCGTTGGCCACGCGACAAGACACTGCTCGACGCGCTGCTTGATGCCGGTATCGACGCGCCGCATTCATGCCGGGAGGGACACTGCGGGTCGTGCGTCGCCACTGTGGTGTGCGGTGAAGTCGGCATGGACGCCTGCGACATACTCGAACCCGCAGACCTCGCCGACGGACTCATCCTTGGCTGCCAGGCCCGGCCGGTCAGCGATGAGGTTCACATCGAGTATTGA
- a CDS encoding ComEA family DNA-binding protein, producing the protein MRTELPAERLHRRIGAESEPATDAESDPQSDTLLSRWLPESQSGGTSSWVAAVRADPGRAGVIALGAVGVIAVLVTLFTLARDDSPPVSSAKLPPVQMVSSASPTPPSGAPTSREPVVVSVVGLVGKPGLVTLDPGARIADALTAAGGPLDGADLLELNMARRLADGEQIVVGIAPVPGEPATMGSSVHPGQSPARSQTPSVPGDPTTPDGPVDLNSATQEQLDTLPGIGPVTAAAIIAWRDANGRFSSVDQLGDVEGIGPARLDKLRDRVHV; encoded by the coding sequence ATGCGAACGGAATTGCCCGCCGAGCGTCTCCATCGCCGTATCGGCGCCGAAAGTGAGCCCGCCACCGATGCTGAAAGTGACCCTCAATCCGACACGCTGTTATCGCGGTGGCTGCCCGAATCCCAGTCCGGTGGTACATCGAGTTGGGTGGCGGCCGTGCGGGCCGACCCCGGACGTGCCGGGGTCATCGCATTGGGTGCCGTGGGCGTCATCGCCGTGCTGGTGACGCTGTTCACGCTCGCACGCGACGATTCCCCGCCGGTCTCGTCGGCCAAATTGCCACCAGTGCAGATGGTTTCGTCGGCGAGCCCGACACCGCCCAGCGGCGCACCGACTTCGCGGGAGCCCGTCGTGGTGAGCGTGGTCGGCCTGGTCGGCAAGCCCGGCCTGGTCACGCTGGATCCGGGCGCTCGGATCGCTGACGCGCTCACCGCCGCGGGCGGCCCGCTCGACGGGGCAGATCTGCTCGAACTGAACATGGCTCGACGCCTTGCCGACGGTGAGCAGATCGTCGTCGGCATTGCGCCTGTCCCCGGAGAGCCCGCGACCATGGGCAGCTCCGTGCACCCCGGCCAGAGCCCGGCCCGTTCGCAGACCCCCTCGGTTCCGGGAGACCCAACGACACCGGACGGCCCCGTTGACCTCAACAGCGCCACCCAGGAGCAGCTGGACACCCTTCCCGGGATCGGCCCGGTGACCGCCGCCGCGATCATCGCGTGGCGTGACGCCAACGGGCGATTCAGCAGCGTCGACCAACTCGGCGACGTCGAGGGCATCGGGCCGGCACGGCTGGACAAGCTTCGCGACCGTGTCCATGTGTGA
- a CDS encoding FAD-dependent oxidoreductase has protein sequence MIVDDVTPLPAAEVTHWDDEADVVIAGFGIAGAAAAVEATRHGADVLVLERTGSWGGAASMAGGFIYLGGGTPIQKACGFEDSVENMKAFLNVAMGPGADEKRVADYCDHSLDHFDWLVENGVVFKPEFFGEPGWEPMGDQGLMYSGGENSYPFNTIATPAPRGHLPQMSNKKQGEASAGYMLMKPLVETATGAGARTLYDVRVQRLIVDSDGRVVGVFARRYGEDVAVRARRGVVLAMGSFAYNEAMVAQYAPRIAGRPAASIEQHDGQAIRMAQALGADLAHMDATEVAIFIDPQQLVRGILVNGRGQRYVAEDTYPGRVGQLTLYHQDNTAYLIIDGDAQEEAMASLSPQLMIRPPSWVCDSVAELEAEIGLPPGSLQTTVAAYNEGAARGEDPLLHKKAQWLRPIGSPVGAVDLRDSTGGFTLGGLQTSLAGEVLHVSGQPIAGLFAAGRCTAGLAAWGYASGVSLGDGSFYGRRAGGSAAQA, from the coding sequence ATGATCGTCGACGACGTCACTCCCCTGCCGGCTGCTGAGGTCACCCACTGGGACGACGAGGCCGATGTCGTCATCGCCGGATTCGGCATCGCCGGAGCGGCCGCCGCTGTCGAGGCGACCCGCCACGGTGCCGACGTCCTGGTCCTCGAACGCACCGGGTCGTGGGGCGGTGCGGCGTCGATGGCGGGTGGCTTCATCTACCTCGGCGGCGGCACGCCAATCCAAAAGGCTTGCGGTTTCGAAGATTCCGTCGAGAACATGAAGGCGTTCCTCAACGTCGCGATGGGTCCCGGCGCCGACGAAAAGCGTGTCGCTGACTACTGCGACCACAGCCTCGACCATTTCGACTGGCTCGTCGAGAACGGCGTGGTGTTCAAGCCGGAATTCTTCGGCGAGCCCGGGTGGGAGCCGATGGGCGATCAGGGCCTGATGTACAGCGGCGGCGAGAACTCGTATCCGTTCAACACCATCGCCACGCCCGCCCCACGCGGCCACCTCCCGCAGATGTCGAACAAGAAGCAGGGCGAGGCCAGCGCCGGATACATGCTGATGAAGCCGCTCGTCGAAACCGCCACCGGCGCAGGCGCGCGGACGTTGTACGACGTGCGGGTGCAACGGTTGATCGTCGACTCCGACGGCCGAGTGGTCGGCGTCTTCGCTCGCCGCTACGGCGAGGACGTGGCCGTCCGGGCCCGCCGCGGTGTGGTGCTGGCGATGGGCAGTTTCGCCTACAACGAGGCGATGGTCGCGCAGTATGCCCCGCGCATCGCCGGGCGCCCCGCCGCGTCGATCGAGCAGCACGACGGTCAGGCGATCAGGATGGCGCAGGCGCTGGGGGCCGATCTCGCCCACATGGACGCCACCGAGGTCGCGATCTTCATCGATCCGCAGCAGTTGGTCCGCGGCATCCTCGTCAACGGCCGGGGACAACGCTACGTCGCCGAGGACACCTACCCCGGGCGCGTCGGACAACTCACGCTGTATCACCAGGACAACACGGCGTACCTGATCATCGACGGCGATGCGCAGGAGGAGGCGATGGCATCGCTGTCGCCGCAACTGATGATTCGCCCACCCAGCTGGGTATGTGACAGCGTCGCCGAACTCGAAGCCGAGATCGGCCTGCCGCCCGGTTCGTTGCAGACGACGGTGGCGGCGTACAACGAGGGCGCGGCCCGCGGCGAAGATCCGCTGCTACACAAGAAGGCGCAGTGGCTGCGTCCGATCGGATCTCCGGTGGGCGCGGTCGATCTTCGCGACAGCACGGGCGGCTTCACACTCGGCGGACTGCAGACCTCATTGGCCGGTGAAGTGCTTCACGTCAGCGGTCAACCCATCGCCGGGCTGTTCGCGGCCGGTCGCTGCACCGCGGGGCTCGCCGCGTGGGGCTACGCCAGCGGCGTATCGCTGGGCGACGGCAGCTTCTACGGCCGCCGGGCCGGCGGCAGCGCCGCTCAAGCCTGA
- a CDS encoding flavin-containing monooxygenase, whose product MSISEERRPQGVDAVVVGAGFAGLYALHKLRSQGLSVRVFEAAPEVGGTWYYNRYPGARCDVESVDYCYSFSTELEQEWDWSEKYATQAEILRYLNWVADKLDLRDGIAFNTRVTSAVFDDTAQRWTVSADNGESVSARFAVMATGPLSAALTPDFPGLSTFAGEVYHTAHWPKDAVDFTGKRVAVIGTGSSGIQSIPIIAEHADKLVVFQRSPNFSVPAGNRALTAQDIADYKAGYDERRRLSWRSGGGSPHIAHPKLTMEATPQERRAAFEKRWELGGVLFSKTFSDQMTDIDANDEARRFYEEKVRAVIDDPDVADLLIPNDHPIGTKRICTDTNYFQTFNRPHVELVSVRKTPIESIDATGINTSDARFDVDAIVLATGFDAMTGALAKIDIVGRAGHTLRDDWADGPRTYLGLCVDDFPNLFLVSGPGAPAVLANMVLHAEAHVNWIADAITYLDDHGHTTIEATADAVEDWNAELNRRADASLFTRANSWYMGANVPGKPRGFMLFIGGFAAYLDICNEVANAGYKGFSLSKAP is encoded by the coding sequence GTGAGCATCTCGGAAGAACGACGACCCCAGGGTGTGGACGCCGTCGTGGTCGGTGCGGGGTTCGCTGGCCTGTACGCATTGCACAAGCTGCGCTCGCAGGGCCTGTCGGTGCGGGTGTTCGAAGCCGCGCCCGAGGTTGGCGGGACCTGGTACTACAACCGATACCCGGGCGCGCGCTGCGACGTGGAGAGCGTGGACTACTGCTACTCGTTCTCCACCGAACTCGAGCAGGAGTGGGACTGGTCGGAGAAGTACGCAACGCAGGCCGAGATCCTGCGATACCTGAACTGGGTGGCCGACAAACTCGACCTGCGCGACGGCATCGCGTTCAACACCCGCGTCACGTCGGCGGTGTTCGACGACACCGCGCAGCGCTGGACAGTGAGCGCCGACAACGGCGAGTCGGTCAGCGCACGGTTCGCCGTGATGGCGACGGGACCGCTGTCGGCGGCATTGACGCCGGACTTCCCAGGCTTGTCGACGTTCGCAGGCGAGGTGTATCACACCGCGCACTGGCCCAAAGACGCTGTCGACTTCACCGGCAAGCGTGTCGCGGTGATCGGTACCGGATCGTCCGGCATCCAGTCGATCCCGATCATCGCCGAGCATGCGGACAAGCTTGTCGTCTTCCAACGCTCCCCGAATTTCAGTGTGCCTGCAGGTAATAGAGCGCTGACAGCGCAGGACATTGCCGACTACAAAGCCGGTTATGACGAGCGGCGCCGGTTGTCGTGGCGCAGCGGTGGCGGCTCGCCGCACATCGCACATCCCAAGCTGACGATGGAGGCCACCCCACAGGAGCGCAGGGCGGCATTCGAAAAGCGGTGGGAACTCGGCGGTGTGTTGTTCTCGAAGACGTTCAGCGACCAGATGACCGACATCGACGCCAACGACGAGGCCCGCAGGTTCTACGAAGAAAAGGTCCGCGCCGTAATCGACGATCCCGACGTCGCCGATCTGCTGATTCCGAACGACCATCCGATCGGCACCAAGCGGATCTGCACCGACACCAACTACTTCCAGACCTTCAACCGGCCGCACGTCGAACTCGTCAGCGTGCGCAAGACGCCGATCGAGTCCATCGACGCCACGGGGATCAACACCTCCGACGCACGCTTCGATGTCGATGCGATTGTGCTCGCCACCGGGTTCGACGCGATGACGGGCGCCTTGGCCAAGATCGACATCGTCGGGCGCGCCGGGCACACGTTGCGCGACGACTGGGCCGACGGACCGCGCACGTATCTCGGATTGTGTGTCGACGATTTCCCGAATCTGTTTCTGGTGTCCGGCCCCGGTGCGCCCGCCGTGTTGGCGAACATGGTGCTGCATGCAGAAGCCCACGTGAACTGGATCGCCGATGCCATCACCTATCTCGACGACCACGGTCACACCACCATCGAGGCGACGGCCGACGCCGTCGAGGACTGGAACGCCGAACTGAACCGCCGGGCGGATGCGTCACTGTTCACGAGGGCCAACTCCTGGTACATGGGGGCGAACGTGCCTGGTAAGCCACGGGGTTTCATGCTCTTCATCGGCGGGTTCGCTGCCTATCTCGACATCTGCAACGAGGTCGCCAACGCGGGCTATAAGGGGTTCAGCCTCTCCAAGGCGCCGTGA